The following coding sequences are from one Achromobacter sp. B7 window:
- the recG gene encoding ATP-dependent DNA helicase RecG has product MPAAAVASKRPGADKNGAGKPMTDTERKLRNLGLVLPEDFVLHLPLRYEDETRVVPISALRPGYAGQVEGEITKSEVQYRPRRQLTATLADETGEIQLRWLNFYPSQQKQISVGKRLRARGEVRSNLFGRQMVHPRMTNADAPLPTALTPVYPTTEGLPQLTLRRAIAQALDRADLSDTLPPEALERYDLPPFEPAIRALHTPAQGESEQALLDRVHPAWRRIKFDELLAQQLSLAAARAARRIKEAESLPVRNEPGGLVAKLYANLPFKLTAAQERVVQEISADLAKPYPMHRLLQGDVGSGKTVVAAIAAAQAIAGGAQVALMAPTEILAEQHFHKLVSWLQPLGVNVAWLSGSLTAKARREAAAAAADGSVQLVVGTQAIIQDHVEFHRLGLSIVDEQHRFGVGQRLALTKKGETVRGRIVPHQLNMSATPIPRTLAMTFFADLDVSVIDELPPGRTPVLTKLVSDARREEVIAHVAQAARGGQQVYWVCPLVEESEALELQTAVDTYEGMRVDLPDLRIGLVHGRLPQAEKAAVMQAFREGEVDLLVATTVIEVGVDVPNASLMVIEHAERFGLAQLHQLRGRVGRGTAESVCVLLYQTPLSQVARERLRAMFETSDGFEIARRDLEQRGPGEFLGTRQSGMALLRFADLETDASIAEDARDAAVWLRAEHPAAVQAHLARWMRGREDFLRT; this is encoded by the coding sequence ATGCCGGCCGCGGCCGTGGCTTCCAAGCGACCCGGCGCCGATAAGAACGGCGCCGGCAAACCGATGACGGATACCGAGCGCAAGCTTCGGAATCTGGGTCTGGTGCTGCCCGAGGACTTCGTGCTGCATCTGCCACTGCGCTACGAAGACGAGACCCGCGTTGTCCCCATCAGCGCCTTGCGGCCCGGTTATGCCGGGCAGGTCGAAGGCGAGATCACCAAGTCCGAGGTCCAGTACCGGCCTCGGCGCCAACTTACTGCCACGCTGGCGGACGAGACCGGCGAAATCCAATTGCGCTGGCTGAACTTCTACCCCAGCCAGCAAAAGCAGATCAGCGTGGGCAAGCGCCTGCGCGCCCGGGGCGAAGTGCGCAGCAACCTGTTCGGGCGCCAGATGGTGCACCCGCGCATGACCAATGCCGACGCGCCTTTGCCCACGGCCCTGACGCCTGTGTATCCCACCACCGAAGGCCTGCCGCAACTGACGTTGCGCCGCGCCATCGCCCAGGCGCTGGACCGCGCCGACCTGTCCGACACCTTGCCGCCCGAAGCGCTTGAACGCTACGACCTGCCGCCGTTCGAGCCCGCCATTCGTGCGCTGCACACCCCCGCGCAAGGCGAATCGGAACAGGCGCTGCTGGACCGCGTGCATCCCGCATGGCGCCGCATCAAGTTTGATGAATTACTAGCCCAGCAGTTGTCGCTGGCCGCCGCGCGCGCCGCCCGTCGCATCAAGGAAGCGGAATCGCTGCCCGTGCGCAATGAGCCGGGTGGCCTGGTCGCCAAGCTGTACGCGAATTTGCCGTTCAAATTGACCGCCGCACAAGAACGCGTCGTGCAGGAAATCTCGGCCGACCTGGCCAAGCCCTATCCCATGCACCGTTTGCTGCAAGGCGATGTGGGTAGCGGTAAAACCGTGGTCGCCGCCATTGCCGCCGCGCAGGCCATCGCGGGCGGGGCGCAGGTTGCGCTGATGGCCCCCACAGAAATCCTGGCCGAGCAGCACTTTCACAAGCTGGTGTCGTGGTTGCAGCCGCTGGGCGTGAACGTCGCGTGGCTTAGTGGCAGCTTGACCGCCAAGGCGCGCCGCGAGGCCGCCGCTGCTGCGGCTGACGGCAGCGTGCAACTGGTCGTCGGCACCCAGGCCATTATTCAAGACCACGTTGAATTTCATCGACTGGGTCTATCTATTGTTGACGAGCAGCACCGCTTTGGCGTGGGGCAGCGCCTTGCGCTGACCAAGAAGGGCGAAACCGTGCGCGGCCGCATCGTGCCGCATCAGCTGAACATGAGCGCCACGCCCATTCCGCGCACGCTGGCCATGACGTTCTTTGCCGACCTTGACGTGTCCGTCATTGACGAACTTCCGCCCGGCCGCACGCCTGTGTTGACCAAGCTGGTGTCGGACGCGCGGCGCGAAGAAGTCATCGCCCACGTCGCCCAGGCGGCTCGCGGCGGCCAACAAGTGTATTGGGTATGTCCGTTGGTCGAAGAAAGCGAAGCGCTGGAATTGCAAACGGCGGTGGACACCTACGAAGGCATGCGGGTCGACCTTCCCGATTTGCGCATCGGCCTGGTTCACGGCCGCTTGCCGCAAGCGGAAAAGGCCGCCGTCATGCAGGCATTTCGCGAAGGCGAAGTGGACCTGCTTGTCGCCACCACCGTCATCGAAGTGGGTGTGGACGTGCCCAACGCCTCGCTGATGGTCATTGAACACGCCGAACGATTCGGGCTGGCGCAGTTGCACCAGCTGCGCGGGCGGGTAGGGCGCGGTACCGCTGAATCGGTTTGTGTGCTGCTGTACCAGACCCCGTTGTCCCAGGTTGCGCGCGAACGCCTGCGTGCCATGTTTGAAACGTCGGACGGCTTCGAGATTGCCCGGCGCGACCTGGAACAGCGCGGCCCTGGCGAGTTCCTGGGTACGCGCCAATCGGGCATGGCGCTGCTGCGCTTTGCCGACCTGGAAACCGATGCCTCTATCGCGGAAGACGCGCGCGATGCCGCGGTGTGGTTGCGCGCCGAACATCCCGCCGCCGTCCAGGCGCACCTGGCCCGCTGGATGCGCGGCCGCGAAGACTTCCTGCGGACCTGA
- a CDS encoding LysR substrate-binding domain-containing protein, whose translation MTLTELKYIVAVARERHFGRAAEACFVSQPTLSVAIRKLEDELGVTLFERGGAEVGVTPIGQRIVAQAQKVLEESASIKEIARQGHDPLAGPLRVGVIHTIGPYLLPKLVPVQIGRTPQMPLLLQENFTVRLVELLRQGEIDCAIMALPLPEAGLVMQPLYDEPFIVAVPNDHELAQRKSIDAQDLKQQTMLLLGSGHCFRDQVLEVCPELSRFSAASDGIQRTFEGSSLETIRHMVAAGIGVTVLPITAVPEHPPSNSLLRYLPFDGHVPERRVVLAWRRSFPRLAAIEALAQAVYECELPGVKMLSDEAAAVQD comes from the coding sequence ATGACTCTCACCGAACTCAAGTACATCGTCGCCGTCGCGCGTGAACGCCATTTCGGGCGGGCGGCCGAAGCCTGTTTCGTCAGCCAGCCCACGCTGTCGGTCGCGATACGCAAGCTGGAAGACGAGCTGGGCGTGACGCTGTTCGAGCGCGGTGGCGCCGAGGTCGGTGTTACCCCCATCGGCCAACGCATCGTCGCGCAAGCCCAGAAGGTGCTGGAAGAAAGCGCCAGCATCAAAGAGATCGCGCGGCAAGGCCACGACCCGCTGGCCGGGCCGTTGCGCGTCGGCGTGATTCATACCATCGGCCCGTACTTGCTGCCCAAGCTCGTCCCCGTGCAAATCGGCCGCACGCCGCAGATGCCATTGCTGCTGCAAGAGAACTTCACCGTGCGTCTGGTGGAACTGCTGCGCCAGGGCGAAATCGACTGCGCCATCATGGCGCTGCCGCTGCCCGAGGCGGGCTTGGTGATGCAGCCGTTGTACGACGAACCCTTCATCGTCGCGGTACCCAATGACCACGAACTGGCGCAAAGAAAATCCATCGATGCGCAGGACCTGAAGCAGCAGACGATGTTGCTGCTGGGCAGCGGTCACTGCTTTCGTGACCAGGTGCTGGAGGTCTGTCCCGAACTGTCGCGGTTCTCGGCGGCCAGCGATGGCATCCAGCGCACCTTCGAGGGCTCATCGCTGGAGACGATCCGCCACATGGTGGCCGCAGGCATCGGCGTGACCGTGTTGCCGATCACCGCCGTCCCCGAGCATCCGCCCAGCAACAGCCTGCTGCGCTATCTTCCGTTCGACGGCCACGTGCCCGAGCGCCGCGTCGTCCTGGCGTGGCGCCGCAGCTTCCCACGCCTGGCCGCCATCGAAGCCTTGGCGCAAGCGGTGTACGAGTGCGAGTTGCCGGGCGTGAAGATGCTGTCTGACGAGGCGGCGGCGGTGCAGGACTGA
- a CDS encoding Dps family protein: protein MAKSPKKTPSVPRINIGISDKDRAAVAGELSKLLADSYTLYLMTHNFHWNVTGPMFNTLHQMFMTQYTEEWTALDSIAERIRALGHYAPGTYREYSKLSSIAEPESVPEALEMVRLLVSGNESVAKTARSAFEKADAANDQPTADLLTQRLDVHEKNAWMLRSLLQ from the coding sequence ATGGCCAAGTCCCCCAAGAAGACCCCGAGCGTTCCGCGCATCAACATCGGCATTTCGGACAAGGACCGCGCGGCCGTCGCCGGCGAATTGTCCAAGCTGCTGGCCGACTCGTACACGCTGTACCTGATGACGCACAACTTCCACTGGAACGTCACGGGGCCCATGTTCAACACCCTGCACCAGATGTTCATGACGCAGTACACGGAAGAGTGGACCGCGCTGGACAGCATCGCGGAACGCATCCGCGCCCTGGGCCACTACGCGCCGGGCACGTACCGCGAATATTCCAAGCTGTCGTCGATTGCCGAACCTGAATCGGTGCCGGAAGCGCTGGAAATGGTCCGCCTTTTGGTTAGCGGCAATGAGTCGGTCGCCAAGACGGCACGTTCGGCTTTTGAGAAGGCCGATGCGGCTAACGACCAGCCCACGGCTGATCTGCTGACGCAGCGTCTGGATGTGCATGAAAAGAATGCATGGATGCTGCGGAGCTTGCTGCAGTAA
- a CDS encoding alpha/beta hydrolase has protein sequence MRLQPIIVPGWKNSGPEHWQSRWAATLPHAVRIEQRDWENPSPAEWVSTLAAEVDRARSPVLLVAHSLGCLISASLPIPLRAKVAGALLVAPADVERPDAPACLRAFAPIPRQPLPFQSVVVASDDDPYCRLERARKFAEDWGSRVVVLSGAGHINAESGLEEWPQGLKIFGALRRRASWRIPTPAKRIPPVPACGIF, from the coding sequence ATGAGACTCCAACCGATCATCGTCCCCGGATGGAAAAACTCCGGACCCGAGCACTGGCAATCCCGCTGGGCAGCCACGCTGCCCCATGCCGTGCGCATCGAACAACGCGACTGGGAAAACCCGTCGCCCGCCGAATGGGTGTCCACGCTGGCCGCCGAAGTCGACCGCGCGCGCAGCCCCGTCCTGCTGGTCGCGCACAGCCTGGGCTGCCTGATCAGCGCCTCCCTGCCCATCCCCCTGCGCGCCAAAGTCGCCGGCGCGCTGCTGGTCGCCCCGGCCGACGTCGAACGCCCCGACGCCCCCGCCTGCCTGCGCGCCTTCGCACCTATCCCCCGCCAACCCCTGCCCTTTCAAAGCGTGGTCGTGGCCAGCGACGACGACCCCTACTGCCGATTGGAACGCGCGCGCAAGTTTGCCGAGGATTGGGGTAGCCGGGTCGTGGTGCTTTCGGGTGCGGGGCATATCAACGCGGAAAGCGGGCTGGAGGAATGGCCGCAGGGGTTGAAGATTTTTGGGGCGCTGAGACGCCGGGCGTCCTGGAGGATCCCGACGCCGGCGAAGAGAATCCCGCCGGTGCCGGCGTGTGGGATATTTTGA
- a CDS encoding branched-chain amino acid ABC transporter substrate-binding protein, whose product MKPVFRLTPVIAALGVAAGLTFAAGAHAQTIKIGVVGPTTGAVTQYGDMVREGVDTAIERINAAGGVNGKKLEAVVIDDGCEPKQGPVAANRVVNSKIGFVVGHVCSGATIAAADIYNNEGVVMVTPSATAPAVTDGKNYEFIFRTIGRDDQQGPAAAKFVLEKIKPKKAAVLHDKQSYGQGIATAVKNDLEKGGVPVAIFEGVNAGDSDYSAVITKLKAQGVDFVYYGGYHPEMGLLLRQAAEQGVKAKWMGPEGAGNPDINAIAGDAVEGMLLTLPADFTQNAANADIVKAFEAKKRNAGGAFQMTAYTATQVIADGIKGAGSDDPTKVAKYLHANSFDTPIGKVSWNKQGDLTNFQFEVFTWHKDGSKTVYK is encoded by the coding sequence ATGAAGCCAGTATTTCGTCTGACCCCGGTCATCGCGGCGCTGGGAGTCGCCGCTGGCCTGACGTTTGCCGCGGGAGCGCACGCGCAAACCATCAAGATCGGCGTGGTCGGCCCCACCACGGGCGCCGTTACGCAATATGGCGACATGGTCCGCGAAGGGGTGGATACCGCCATTGAACGCATCAACGCCGCGGGCGGCGTCAACGGCAAGAAGCTGGAAGCCGTGGTGATCGACGACGGCTGCGAGCCCAAGCAAGGCCCGGTTGCCGCGAACCGCGTCGTGAACAGCAAGATCGGTTTCGTGGTGGGCCACGTGTGCTCGGGCGCGACCATCGCTGCCGCTGATATCTATAACAACGAAGGCGTGGTCATGGTGACGCCGTCGGCCACGGCGCCTGCGGTCACCGACGGCAAGAACTACGAGTTCATCTTCCGCACCATCGGCCGCGATGACCAGCAAGGTCCCGCCGCCGCCAAGTTCGTGCTGGAAAAGATCAAGCCGAAGAAGGCCGCCGTGCTGCACGACAAGCAGTCGTATGGCCAGGGCATCGCCACCGCCGTCAAGAACGACCTGGAAAAGGGCGGCGTGCCCGTCGCGATTTTCGAAGGCGTCAATGCCGGCGACAGCGACTACTCGGCCGTCATCACCAAGCTCAAGGCCCAAGGCGTGGACTTCGTCTACTACGGCGGCTACCACCCCGAAATGGGCCTGTTGCTGCGCCAGGCCGCCGAGCAAGGCGTGAAGGCCAAGTGGATGGGTCCGGAAGGCGCGGGCAACCCGGACATCAACGCCATTGCCGGCGATGCCGTCGAAGGCATGTTGCTGACCCTGCCGGCCGACTTTACCCAGAACGCCGCCAACGCAGACATCGTCAAGGCGTTTGAAGCCAAGAAGCGCAACGCGGGTGGCGCGTTCCAGATGACGGCTTACACGGCCACCCAGGTCATTGCCGACGGCATCAAGGGCGCCGGTAGCGACGACCCGACCAAGGTTGCCAAGTACCTGCACGCCAATTCCTTCGACACGCCGATCGGCAAGGTGTCGTGGAACAAGCAGGGCGACCTGACGAACTTCCAGTTCGAGGTGTTCACCTGGCACAAGGACGGTTCCAAGACCGTCTATAAGTAA
- a CDS encoding sn-glycerol-3-phosphate import ATP-binding protein UgpC has product MATLSFRNVKKTYAGNVPVIHGIDMDVKDGEFIVIVGPSGCGKSTLMRMVAGLETVTSGDIVIDDKVVNNLEPAERDIAMVFQNYALYPHMTVFENMAYGLKIRKFSKDEIKKRVDIAAQILELGHLLDRRPRALSGGQRQRVAMGRAIVREPKVFLFDEPLSNLDAKLRVAMRLEIMKLHRRLGTTSLYVTHDQVEAMTLAHRMIVMYQGVPEQIGTPMEVFEKPASTFVAGFIGSPPMNLMEVQVAGDGTVQTADGTPLEISPLQVPSQVRGRKIIMGMRPEHMLLNTQGVPAEVEMVETLGSEQLVHCRCGKTTLVVRCTTRQLSESSAKVGNRVNVGPDGRHPLHWFEADTGRRVQGL; this is encoded by the coding sequence ATGGCTACTCTCAGCTTCCGTAACGTCAAGAAAACCTATGCCGGTAATGTGCCGGTCATCCATGGCATCGACATGGATGTCAAAGACGGCGAATTCATCGTCATCGTCGGCCCGTCCGGCTGCGGCAAATCCACGCTGATGCGCATGGTGGCCGGCCTCGAAACCGTGACCAGCGGCGACATCGTCATCGACGACAAGGTCGTCAACAACCTGGAACCCGCCGAACGCGACATCGCGATGGTGTTCCAGAACTACGCGCTCTACCCGCACATGACCGTGTTTGAAAACATGGCCTATGGCTTGAAGATCCGCAAGTTCTCCAAGGACGAGATCAAAAAGCGCGTGGACATCGCCGCGCAGATTCTTGAACTGGGCCACCTGCTGGACCGCCGCCCGCGCGCGCTGTCCGGCGGCCAGCGCCAACGCGTGGCCATGGGCCGCGCCATCGTGCGTGAACCCAAGGTGTTCCTGTTTGACGAACCGTTGTCGAACCTGGATGCCAAGCTGCGCGTGGCGATGCGCCTTGAAATCATGAAGCTGCACCGCCGCCTGGGCACGACCAGCCTGTACGTGACGCACGATCAGGTCGAAGCCATGACCTTGGCGCACCGCATGATCGTCATGTACCAAGGCGTGCCCGAGCAGATCGGCACGCCGATGGAAGTGTTCGAAAAGCCCGCCTCGACGTTCGTGGCTGGCTTCATCGGCTCGCCCCCGATGAACTTGATGGAAGTACAGGTGGCAGGCGACGGTACCGTGCAGACGGCCGACGGCACGCCGCTGGAAATCTCGCCGCTGCAAGTGCCCTCGCAAGTACGCGGCCGCAAGATCATCATGGGCATGCGTCCGGAGCACATGCTGCTGAACACGCAAGGCGTGCCGGCCGAAGTCGAAATGGTCGAGACGCTGGGTTCGGAACAGCTGGTGCACTGCCGCTGCGGCAAGACCACGCTGGTCGTGCGCTGCACGACGCGCCAATTGTCGGAGTCGTCCGCCAAGGTGGGCAACCGCGTCAACGTCGGCCCGGACGGCCGCCACCCGCTGCACTGGTTCGAAGCCGACACCGGTCGCCGCGTACAGGGGCTGTAA
- the ugpE gene encoding sn-glycerol-3-phosphate ABC transporter permease UgpE yields MVERRPWLDILAHFILLCGVAMVAFPLYITFVASTQTAQEVAQAPMSLIPGPHFVDNYMQALFGGSSGGSSGAPVGRMMYVSLIMALSISIGKIAISLLSAFAVVYFRFPGRMFFFWMIFVTLMLPVEVRIAPTYKVVADLGLLNSYAGLTLPLIASATATFLFRQFFLTVPDELIEAARIDGAGPVRFFFDVLLPLSKTSIAALFVIQFIYGWNQYLWPLLITTQEDMYPVVIGIKRMISGGDSVTEWNITMATAMLAMIPPALVVILMQKWFVKGLVDTEK; encoded by the coding sequence ATGGTTGAACGCCGTCCCTGGCTGGATATTCTGGCCCACTTCATTCTGCTCTGCGGCGTGGCGATGGTGGCATTTCCGCTTTACATCACTTTCGTCGCGTCCACGCAGACTGCTCAGGAAGTGGCGCAAGCGCCGATGTCGCTGATTCCCGGCCCGCACTTTGTCGATAACTACATGCAGGCGCTGTTCGGCGGCTCGTCCGGCGGTTCGTCGGGCGCGCCCGTCGGCCGCATGATGTACGTCAGCCTGATCATGGCGTTGTCGATTTCCATCGGCAAGATCGCGATCTCGCTGCTGTCGGCTTTCGCGGTCGTGTACTTCCGCTTCCCCGGCCGCATGTTCTTTTTCTGGATGATCTTCGTCACGCTGATGCTGCCCGTCGAAGTCCGGATCGCGCCCACCTACAAAGTGGTGGCAGACCTGGGGCTGCTCAATAGCTACGCCGGTCTGACGTTGCCGCTGATCGCCTCGGCCACCGCCACTTTCCTGTTCCGCCAGTTCTTCCTGACGGTGCCGGACGAGCTCATCGAAGCCGCGCGCATCGACGGCGCGGGCCCCGTGCGGTTCTTCTTCGACGTCCTGCTGCCGCTGTCCAAGACCAGCATCGCCGCCCTCTTCGTGATCCAGTTCATCTACGGCTGGAACCAATACTTGTGGCCGCTGCTCATCACCACGCAGGAAGACATGTACCCCGTCGTCATCGGCATCAAGCGGATGATCAGCGGCGGCGACAGCGTGACCGAATGGAACATCACCATGGCCACCGCCATGCTGGCCATGATTCCGCCGGCGCTCGTCGTCATCCTGATGCAGAAATGGTTCGTCAAGGGTCTGGTCGACACTGAAAAGTGA